Proteins encoded in a region of the Pseudomonadota bacterium genome:
- a CDS encoding FHA domain-containing protein, with protein sequence MLATCPRCGSEIRAGLGYCRECGIPLLQAQAPPASPAAESPPSLQPAAFGPSAPAAAGPAPEDAGLALVNEAGEVVATYALAAEQMDLGKDRGAIRFPGDPYLSSRHARIERAEQAYHLRDLGSTNGVYVRIRHSVAMKTGDMILIGQQVLRFGIIPEDDRHLGPAMEHGVMVFGTPSAPRLGRLEQCSADGAARDVYYLHRDETVLGRERADFVFADDPYMSRQHATLCRDVGTGSFMLRDLDSANGTWVRLTQPHRLCVGDQLRVGQQVLCFGAASELAGTDKGR encoded by the coding sequence GTGCTGGCTACCTGCCCGAGGTGTGGCTCCGAGATCCGTGCGGGGCTCGGCTACTGTCGCGAGTGCGGTATTCCGTTGCTTCAGGCGCAAGCACCCCCAGCGTCCCCTGCCGCCGAGAGCCCACCCAGCTTGCAGCCCGCAGCGTTTGGGCCCTCGGCACCGGCGGCGGCGGGGCCCGCCCCGGAGGATGCCGGGCTGGCCCTGGTGAACGAGGCCGGCGAGGTCGTCGCCACCTACGCGCTGGCCGCCGAACAGATGGATCTCGGCAAGGATCGGGGAGCGATTCGCTTTCCTGGCGACCCTTACCTGTCCTCCCGCCATGCTCGCATAGAGCGAGCCGAACAAGCCTACCATCTGCGCGACCTTGGAAGCACGAACGGCGTGTACGTACGTATCCGACATTCTGTGGCCATGAAGACCGGCGACATGATCCTAATTGGCCAGCAGGTGCTACGCTTCGGGATAATACCCGAGGACGACAGGCACTTGGGACCAGCGATGGAGCATGGTGTAATGGTGTTTGGCACACCTTCGGCGCCGCGTTTAGGCAGACTCGAGCAATGCAGTGCGGACGGAGCGGCGCGGGATGTCTATTACTTGCACCGAGATGAGACCGTACTGGGACGCGAGCGCGCGGATTTCGTTTTCGCGGACGACCCCTACATGTCCCGCCAGCACGCGACGTTATGTCGAGATGTCGGCACCGGTTCGTTCATGCTGCGTGACCTCGATTCCGCGAATGGCACCTGGGTGCGGCTCACACAGCCTCATCGCTTGTGTGTTGGCGACCAGCTCCGTGTAGGGCAGCAGGTACTGTGCTTCGGCGCCGCCAGTGAGCTAGCGGGAACGGACAAGGGTCGCTGA